Below is a genomic region from Primulina eburnea isolate SZY01 chromosome 9, ASM2296580v1, whole genome shotgun sequence.
TGTGAGCAAAAACCCTCAAGATCGCTCCGACCTATTTCAAGGGTAACAAGAAACTGGACCTCCCTTGGTTTGCGACTGATGTTTCCACTGATGTTGGCAACACGACGTCCTCGTCCACTCAAGCTCCCGAAGACTTCGTCATGATCTTTGCCCTTCATTTACAAGCCCAAATTGACTTCGGGCTACAGCAGATCCAAAAGGCCAAAGATCTCATTGCCTACTATGAAGAACATGTGGCTGAGTATAGACTATTGTTGGAAGTTGGCCTACATTATGGAAAAAAATGGGGAGCAGGAGGACCACCAATATGACAAAAAAAATGGATGATGCCAAAGCATCTAGAGGAACTGAGACTGATGAGCTTACATATACAGAAAAAGATAAAGAATAGATAATTATTTGTAGTATGTAATGCTATTTTAGTTTTTATATATGTTTGCTCGTATATCTGTTTGCTTTTCAATGAATTTTTTTCATATGTTTTCATGTGTTCTAAAGTTGATGTTGACAACACAGTCAACAACACTGATACTCTAGCATGTTTAATTTAGAGGGAGATGAACTTAAACTCAGGGGGATATACACTTTAACTCAGGGAAAGCTTAACTAAATGCGAATATTATCAAGATTATCATTTTTGAACGTTTTTTtctagaaaagaaaaaaataagagaTTGAAAAGAATATTgtattctttaattatttattgatattatcTATTTAAAATTTTGTCTTTCTAGATTGGTTTAATTTGTCTCTGGATATTAGAGAATGTGTTTTCAATTTAGTATTTATCTCTATAATATGTTATCGTGTTTAAAAGAGTTCTTTCTTAATAAAACTTTTATGTTTCTATGTATTATAAGAGTCTTGTATGGAATGAGGAGGAGGTCAAAAAAAGGATACATATAGAGAGCTTCGAGGGTGGCAAAACTTGGTTTTTCAGAGAGAAGAAATTACGAGAGTTAAACACATTTTCTCTGAAGTTTTTCATGTGATCGGTTGATCATATTGGTGTGTTGCTGATACATGTTGAAGACACTCGAAGGACAATACTCGTATGGAGTGTTGCTTGAAGAGTTCTCGAGGTTTTTTGTTTTATGTGACATAGGATTTGCATCTATGGTTTTATTGATTGGTTTTAGATACAATTTATTTTCTTGAGTTGTAAAGGAATATAGTTTTTATGCCTATAACTAGTATTAGTTTTTGTAAACGATTTACAATTTTTCTAGTGATAATTTTTGTCATTAGACGTTAtaaaagtatttatacttgtacaTAATTTCATCTATCTATTTCTGGTTATTACTATTTAAGTgtgtattaaataatttattccgCTACATGTTGTGaacggtgttgacaacaccgacACACAACAATATAATCTGATACAAACAGTTTACTGTTTCTGCACTTTTATGTTAAACAAACCCCTTTCAGCTGCTCCTCGCAACGATGCATACATTCGCTCTTCGAGATGTGCGTGGCTCGATCTCAGGCGCAAGCGCGAACTCAGAGTTCAAATTGGTGAGTTACACCTCCTTCACCCACGGCTGACTTTGGAATTATTGACTTGATCATAGTAGTTACTAACATTATATAATTGTATATGAGAAATGCTTCATTGGATCGATTTTCCAAAGTGGGACAAATACGACACATTCAATTAAATTTCGAAGTTTAATGGGGGCTCAAACCCAGTTTTTTCCAACACTGAGTATTTACTAGTATGAAATAATATTCCAGATAggaaaacaaaaaattaaatagtaatatagttttttgtttttaaaaataagaaaataatttctaaaatataattaaatacagGTTCGCGGGCAAGGAATTAATAGAATTAATTTATACAATTGATTCGTTgaccaattaattaattagtttatATTCTGTTTAAATAATAACAGCCATAATAATATAAACCAACTTGATCATGAATTAGTTATAAATTAAGCACCATAATCAACAAGCATTAATGGATGTAGATATTCTTTCAGTGCTAAAATTATTaaacaatcaataacataaaataaataaatattttattatatatttcaatAATTTCGACTATTTAATAGGAAAATCGATATTTGTGTGTTATCAATTTTCGTTATTAATATGCTatctttgtttgtttgtttatttgtttttttgttttttgtgtttttttgcAATTGCAATTTTTTTCAATAATTTCGACTATTTAATGGGAAAATCGATACTTTGCACGATGATGATGATAATtataatgatgatgatgatgcatCAACACCAAATTGTACAAGGGAAAGCTTCATTCATTGAAAtagggaaaaaaaaaatcatttgaccAAGAAAATCATCCATCCCGAATCACCCTGCTGGGATTTGTCTTGGATTAAACATGTGGAGGCTAGGCCGGATAAGTGGGAAAAGTGCTACTTTGAATCCGAGGAGGGTAGACGAGATTCTGAGGCGCCAGGGGATTATTCGGCTTCAAGGGATGCATTGGGTGAGACGGGTGCTTGATCGAGCGTGCGGCAGGATAGCATTTTTCGTGGAGGAAGTATCGGCATTGCCAGCACACGTAAACATAGCCCTGGGCCGGGGTATTGCAACCGAAGTAATtggttttaataaaaccgtcgcaaatatagcGACGGCTTTCAGTTCACAGTCGCTATATAGCGATGGTTTTTAATAAACCGTTGCTTatttaaaatagcgacggtttattgaaTAACGGTCGCTTAACTAGCGACAATTatacaaaaaccgtcgctatttagcgaccggtttttataaaccgtcgctcatATTACGACAGTTATACAAATGACCGTCGCATTAAATAACGACGGGTGCTTGAAACAGTCGCAATatgagcgacggtttataaaaaccGGTCGCTAAATAGCGGCGGTTTTTGTATAACTGTCGCTAGTTTAGCGACCGTTAttcaataaaccgtcgctattttaaatAAGCAACGGTTTATTAAAAACcatcgctatatagcgacggtgaaCTGAAAGCCGTCgctatatttgcgacggttttattaaaaccgtcgctatatggtCCGTTTTTTTGTATTGTAAGTTTATTTAGGCTGGGGATTTAACAAGAAATTTCTTGTCAAATAATCGGTGGAATGATTCTGACGtacaatgtcacgccccgagaccggggttagttgacaccggcgttgcttgacaatcacacaatcgaaacaacaagcctttcgtagcacagtataaaccgaaaaccagtttataaatcataatctcAGATAAAATAACGATTGTTTTTACAATATCGAAATCCAACGAAATAGTAAATAATGCGGAAGCCTCTTACAATTCTTTAAATCAGAAAATTCGAAGTAAACATATTACTAATCTGGCAGATCACCAACCCCAAAATTGCTCGGACTCTTCATCCTCAAAATGTTCTTCGTTTTTATCTGGGAGGGGAGAGtaagggggtgagtattttgggaatactcagcaaaTGGGGGACTTTGAACACAACATGACTAATTTAATAACATTTTCGAAACATATCATAAACGTACCacatgcttttcataatcgtaacgtaaatttcataacataataacactgcgatttttcacctttcaacggtttactgacgtcagtccctaagttttgaTCCTCTAAGGAGGCGAGGCCATAAAACAGTTCTATCCCACTGTTAAGGGCCATATGTTagaattccacccattttcagggaatcTTCACAGTGCCAAACATATTCGTACCAATATTTCATAAAAACGTACAGGCAAAACGACGGTACTCGACCGCATTTTTTAAACCAAAAACTGAAAATTTAAGTTGCATAACCGATAATTTAAgatttaaaacagcccacttaccgtaattaCTGATGCAAAAAAAAAACGTAGGTGCTCAACTCGAAAATTGGATCGCTCCTTGCTCCTCCTTCGGACAGAACTTCGGCTTAATTTCTTGGACGATTTTCGGGCAGAGTTTCGGCTAGGGAGCGCTGCTGAAATTTCGAATTCTGCAGCTAGGGGATTTCGAAATTATGGTGTAGAAGGGCTAGGTATGGTGGACTATTTATAGGGGAGGGGAGTGGAGCTAAAATTGGTACCCAAATCATACCAAAAATCCTTCCAAATCTTATAATTTTGACTACAAAAACTCTTTCCATGGCTGTTGATTCTCTACCAAATCGTGCTCCCCTAATTTCTAATCCAATGGTTCGAAAATGAGGTGCAAAGGAGGTGGgagatttgcttctaaattgTATGGTATCTTTGACTTAATATTGGATTTCCAATGCATTCCAATATATCTCCTCAAAATATGTGTACCCAAGAATATAGTAATAAAATCCCAAAAAATTTCCTTACAATTTTTTCATTATATTACTGCAAGATTttcggttctcacatccctccctccttatgagaagtttcgtcctcgaaactggaGTTGACTTGGTCTCCAAATAGGTATATTCCTTTCCCTTACAATCTACTACCGCATTGTTTTttgctaaccaatccattcctaaGATGGTATCGAAGTCGACCATGATTAACTGTATCAGGTCGGCTCTAAAAATCTAATTACCGATACTGATTTTTCAATCTCTTTAAATTTCGTCAGTTTCAATGGCTCTACTAGTAGGCGTGGCTATTTGGAAAGGTTCGGTTAGCTTATCGGgctcacttcctaacttcttaccaaatctcttagatataaaagaatgtgtgTCACCACagtcaaataacacataagcaggCACTTGCTGAATAAATATGGTACCTGACACAACATCGTTTGCATCATCTGCCTCCTCCTGTGTCATGGCAAACACCCTGGCATTTGGTTTGTTCTCTCGTGGTTTATTGGCATTCGCCCCTGAGCTTGACCCGTCTCCTTTGCTTGGTCCAGTTGTTTTGTTGCTGGCGGCTGGACAATCTACCATACGGTGTCCTGGTTTTCCGCATCCAAAGCAGACGCCGCTGGCTCTACGACATTCTCCCAGGTGTCGTAAGTGGCAAGTTGGGCAAGGCTTAATGGCTTGGTAGCCTGAGGCAGGCGAAGTTTCTTTAGATGGTTCGCCGGAATGGTTTGGTTTATTGAACGACTGACTGCCATGAGAGGACTGATCATTCATAGACCTTTTGTTCCTAATCTCCTTCTCTCTGCGCTGGATATCAGTTTCAGCTCGGATAGCTGCGCCCATCAAGTCTGAGAAGTTTGCAGGTTGGTAGACTGCTACTGTATTCTGCTGTTCAAACCCTTTTTGAAGCGGTGCAATTTCAGAACTTCGTCCGCCATAATCGCTGGAGCATATGATCCAAGGGCACTGAACTGAGAGGTATATTCCACTACTGACATATCTGGAGCCTGACTGAAATTTTCAAACTCACTTAGCTTCTGCAGTCTGACTTCGGCTGGATAATACTGTTTCAGAAAGGCTTCTCGAAATCGCTGCCAAGTCATTGGTCCTGCAGCTGTCATGGCTGGCGATACTGCTTCCCACCATTTAGCTGCTCTGTCTTCCAGGAAAGGCACGATCACATCAACTTTGAGTGCCTCTGGAACTTCCAATAGCCTCAACTGAGTCTCGACGCTCTTTAGCCAACTCTGGCCAACTTCAGGATCGGCGTCCCCTCTGAATGTCGGACACCTGTTCTTACGGAGGGACTCGTGATGGAATTTGACTCCATTCGGCGGTGGTGGAGGAGGTGGTTGATTGGCGTTCTGGTTTCCCAACCCTTGCAGTGTTGTCGCCACAATGGTGGCTATGGCCATAAGATCAGCTCGGCTTAAGTTGACTGCAGGCGGGGGTCTGTTCCCTTGCTCGTTCTCCTGTCTACCTTCACGGTTGATATTAGCATAACGCGGGTTGCGGTTCTGTCTTGGGGGTCTGCCGGCCATTTCCTACAGATTGCAAGTTTTAAGAATTTGTACGAGTAGGATTTATGAAATAGATTGCGTAGAAGTAAATTGAAATCAATggaacaaataaaaatattttattgatttctcaaaCAGGAAAAATAAATGAACATGACAATCTAAATGAAATAATTGTACTGAACCAATctaaatgaaataaatatgttgaaTGAAATAGGACATAATAAAATGTCAGAGTCATATAGAgttcaataaataaaaattcgaaaatttccaaaaatggaAAGTTTTGAGATAGACATATGGATTCGAAGGGTATATCGAGAGGATTCCAGAACAGTCGACGGAATCGAAATCGGAGTTTCCTACGAAAAAAATCGAAGGACACATACGGTGGGTTGACTCGTTGACTCGGCCGAGTTGACTCGCCGGAGTATGGTCGGAGCAAAGACTTGTGTCGGCGACGGCGTAATGGTCACGGAACCGGTGGCGGTACGGAGGAAATCGGTAGGAAAACAGCCTAATTTGGCCGGAACTCGCTCAAAATCGGTCAACTCCCTTGAAATTGGGCGTTTTTGATTTCTTGATCCAAACTCAAAATTGATGACTGAGAAATGTTACCCATGTATAGTATGGTGTTTCGGTAAAAGGAATTGAAAATCGGAGTAGGATATGTAGGGTAATTGAACAAAATAAGATTCGGCATTAGGGTTTGTGCGTCCAAATCCGCAGATCTGAAATGCCCGTTGCATCCGAACGTGAAATCTGAAATTGATTAAGGGCTTTTGTTCATCTTGTTGAGGTGGTTCTGGATCTGGTCGCGGATCGAAGAAATAGTACCGGAGACGGCCGTAATCGGCGAAGAATGTGGCGGCGTGCGCGGGCGTTGTTCGCCGGAAAATTCCCGTTGCCTCCGAACGCGAAATCTGAAATAGTTTGAGGGCTTTTGTTCGTTTCGTCGAGACGATTCTGGAGCTGGTCGCCGATCGAAGAACGGGTACCGAAAGCGGCCGGAATCGGCGGAAACGCGGCAGCGCGCGCTAAGGCCCTGTTTGGCCGATATTtttccgattttttttttttttgagactcgattttttttttccactcggattatgaacctggcggctctgatatcacttaaatgtcacaccccgagaccggggttagttgacaccggcgttgcttgacaatcacacaatcgaaacaacaagcctttcgtagcacagtataaaccgaaaaccAGTTTATAAACCATAATCTCAGATAAAATAACGATTGTTTTTACAATATCGAAATCCAACGAAATAGTAAATAATGCGGAAGCCTCTTACAATTCTTTAAATCAGAAAATTCGAAGTAAACATATTACTAATCTGGCAGATCACCAACCCCAAAATTGCTCGGACTCTTCATCCTCAACATGTTCTTCGTTTTTATCTGGGAGGGGAGAGtaagggggtgagtattttgggaatactcagcaaaTGGGGGACTTTGAACACAACATGACTAATTTAATAACATTTTCGAAATATCAAAATAGAATAACCAGGTGTGCTTGTGTTTCTGGTTTTGAATTAGGAAGGAATTGTACCAGTGTGGGGCCCCGGGTCCGAtatctaatactaataattttaaatgtatcAAACCGAACGATTTAATAAATACATAATTTCTTGTTCACAAACTGACATAAACATCGTCAGaataatttaaatgtctcaattatttgaaataaaattttcaaatgacAACATAAAGTAGTGAACCAAAGAAATCCAAACATCATCAAatagctcctaagacccgagaatcccactctaactcgtatcacctcgcctggaactggactctggcatcccaagcctcgcctcacctaccgtcaagcacatgaaaacaagaggtagccgacatgccggtgagtataaacccagtatgatacaatcaataacatatgagaattaaaatttcaGATATCTCATATACaattcataaagatgcaatataatgcaatgcatgatcagaagctgtgggctatcaataaatctcaagatcaagtgaatcatctggtcatcgggtacccaagggaatagaatcacccaacaacatccaccgactcatccgctcgAGGTGGTGTgttgtgttctacaatcccaagactatggtgcgcctatagagagtgttcaggccatagcagcgacctccgcatacactatgccaactcaactatagccccatacgtccaataaatcaatatatcaaggcgacctccgccatatcagATATGAATCGAcaagtggctcaatatgcaatgtaatgatgcaaatcaatatcatcatctcgatatcataataaactcatctcaaggccacaatcatcatcaaatcacaagtaattcatcgagccatagaattttcaatattaaaataaaaatgatacttttacctcgtatgttaccgaccgtaacatacctttcaaatattaccaaaaaAAGATCGAAATGTGTAGATGAGAAGTCTTCAACCTCTGAATtctactataactcaagaactcgGATCATTTATCAAAACAGAGTAGTTTCTGTTccaaaattcataatcaattcaatacggcttcaaatcaatatccacaatttatatattcaagaaaactCAAATTCCAACAATTGCGTAAAGAAATAATCCATATCATTTCTTAACCGTAATATGAGATAAAAATATTCATTGAATCATTTTGTCAAACACTTGGCGTGCATGATAAAGAGTTAGCTCCTCTTCAATtcaattatttatcaaaaatatcaatacaacaatgccatcaacatctcaataatcatcaacccatatcaattaatccatataccaacaccatcaacaaacccataacaTCTCCAAGACCAAAAACTAAGAACAAACTAGAACGAAATCTTACATTAGCTTCCTTGAACCCAAAACTATCTTGATCTCacttcaataatccaacaaaatgCTTGAATCAAAGGAAGGAAATGAAAGGAAAAGGAACCCTAGCTTCCTTGCTCTGAAGAAACCGAGAGAATGGAAAGAAATGAGAGCAAAGTGAAGTCTCCACCTATTTTATACCTTAAAACACCAAAAACACGACTTTAATATtcacagaccgcgggtgcgctaacctaagcaccgcgggtgcggtgtgccttcgtcaaatcatccaaaattttgataatcaagaccgcgggtgcggcagagtaaggaccgcgggtgcgctctataCTCTGCGCACATCTTCTCCAAAGATCgcttcagaaacgcctcttccggCCAGAATTAGGAAacgtggtaaactacaaagttgtagccctatgtcttggctttcatctcccaaaatttcagctcatttggaggtctaagtaaaacgttatgccaattctcccaacatgtgtcattgtaggaacgacgatacgtacgacacacttcggggcgcttttggctcgtcttccctaatgatttgaacaaaactaaaaactggaaagttatagccttatgtcttatctttctaatggaaaaggcctcacatcaattggatcaatatacaaaacattatgctaaaaaccataACTACTGCCATATTTTTCGTACcgtttctgcacttccattacctatttagctCAAATTCAACCTTTGATTCTACCCACCCATCATCTATTTCATTCTATAACATCATTACCATTCATACCATAACGTAAAGCCAATAACCATCCCAACTACTGtcatattatatcaaaattcgggcattacaaccAGGCCTGTTGATAGTCCCAGTAATTAaaagatatttcaaaaaatgATGCTTCTTTATATTTTTCTGGAAATAGTATTTgttttgaaaaatcataacCCCAGTCAATTGGAGAAATGACTTTTAGGATTTTGCAAGTGGAATAAGCAGGATCATTATGGCTTTGGtccaagaaattttttttaaacaatgcTGAGTCAGTAGTTTCAAGAATTGCTTGGTAGAAGTAAGGGGTCTTATTTTCATCCCAAGGTTTATAATATCGACCTTTTCCAAAGTATTTTTGAAGTGTTTCAAAAGGATCTTTTTCATGTAATCCTATTTCAACATGTATTATATTTTGCCAATTGTATTTCTCAAAGTAATCAGAAGGAGGATTTAATGGTGGTTGTGTGAGAACAAGCTGGGAATTTGTAGTGTGATAAGTTTTTAAGCAATTATCTGAAAACGAAACAGTTTGGAAGGAATTTTTGGTAAGAATTTCTTTAGAAGGTTTCTTGTCAGAGCTTTCACTTGTTTGGATTTTTTCAAGGGCATTTCTCatttcaggtgtttggagaaaGGATTCAAGGAATTTGAGTCTTTTTTCCAAATCATCACTTACCTGTGGTTTTGATTGTGCAGTATCTTTAAGATCCTCTTCTTCTTCCTTTGTAACGATGTCATACCAGGTTTTGATTTTTGCTGGTTGGGTAGGGGTTTGAACAGGCTTTTTATCCTTTTTGGGTGGCATTTCTGTTTTGGAGAAATTCTCTTGTGAGGAAATCAGGTAAAGAATTTGTATCTCCTTTTATGAATtcgatttcaaaatcaaatatgCTAAGAATAGCTTGCCATCTTGCAAAAATTTGTTTTGAGGCAAGATTTTGAACATCCTTTTGTAAAATTTCTTTTGCACTTTTACAATCTattcttaataaaaaaatttggtttAAAAGATCACTCTGGAATTTTTGAACGCATAAAACAATACTcaaaatttctttctttatagctgaataatttttctgggtATCATTCCAATGGGCAGAAGTGTACTGTActatgttttctttattttcttgtttttgttttaatataCCTCCATATCCTAAATCTGATGCATCTGTCTCTACGATTTTTTGTAGGTTGGGATCTGCGATGTGAAGACATAGAATTTCTAACACTtgttttttgatattttttacgATTTCTGTATGTTTTTCTGTCCATGGTTTTGGGTTTTTTCTGAGTCTATCATGTAAAGGTTTTGCTATTTTATTGATATTTGGACAAAAATCTAGAACATAATTTATGCTTCCTAAGAATCTTTGTAATTGGGTTTTATCAAGTATTTTGTCTGgaaatttatttgtaaattcTAAAGATCTCTCAATGGGAGTTATAGTACCATGAGATATGTAATGACCTAAAAATCTTATTCTAGTCTGAAAACagcttattttttattttgatacaaCCAGACCATTTTGTTTTGTGACATAAAGAAATGTTTTTAGATGTTTAAAATGATCATCAACATTATTAGAGAATATTAATACATCATCAATGTAAACAAtgcaaaattttgaataatcatTATAGATTTCATTCATAATTCTTTGGAATTCAGAAGGAGCATTTTTAAGTCCGGAgggcattacattccattcaTATTGTCCAAAAGAAACtgtaaaagcagttttatatttGTCTTTTTGAGAGATTTGTATTTGCCAAAATCCagatttcatatcaaatttgGAAAATATATAAGCATTATGGAGTTTTTGTAATAAGTCTTTTTTATTTGGTATTGGGTATCTGATCCATTTTAACGCTTTATTTAATGGtttgtaattaattactaaTCTGGGTGTTCCTCTTTCAATTTCTGAatttttattaacataaaaGGCAGCACAACTCCAAGGGGATCTAGATTTCGAAATTAATCCTTTTTTCTCtaaatcttgaatttcttttttACAATGTTCTTCTAATTCAGAATTCATTTGGATTGGTCTAGCTTTAGTTGGTATTCGTCTGTCATTGAAATCTTCTTCATAGGGAAGATCAACAATATGTTCTTTTCTATTCCAAAAAGCATTGGGAATTTCTGAACAAACTTCTGTTTctaatattttttgaaatttttgaattttatttttaatttctgtTGTCTCTATTTGGTTTTGTATTCTCTTTAAATAAAcatcttttttaagattttctaaTTGAAAAGTCTTTCCTTGGATTATGGtgttaatattattttcatagaTTGAACAAGCTTTTATTAAGTTAAGGTTTCTAGTTCGAGGTTTctctaaaaattcaaattttaattttttgtgatTGAATTTAGAAGAAATAGAATCATTGTTGACTTTATATGGGGTAATTAAACTAATAAAAGGGGTTCCTAATATTACCGTGTGATGAATATCATTTACTAAAACAAAAGTGGTTTTTATGTGAATAccattatttattattgatgCGTCTGTTTTTGAGTTTACATTTAATCTTGAATTCTTAGCAGCTGAAAGTTTTTCTTGTGTTTTTTGTTGGAATTCAGTAGGTACTATTCCTGATTTGATACAATTTAAATCTGCACCAGTATCAAATAAGGCTATTGtattcattttgaaattttctgaaaatactAGATTTATTTTTAAGATGTATTTTCTAGAAGTTATTTAATCTcttaaaacaaaaagaaaatcttcaggaattttttcaatattttcaacATTTTGGGTTTCATCATTTTCTGTTTCCGAAGAACtctcaatatttatattttgtaaGATTAGTTTTATTGCTTCAGTATTTTGAATCTGTTTTTCTTTTAACTCtcttatttctaattttatttcttttatatctttttgtaTGTCTTGGATTGTGATTCCTTtatccttttttcttttttctaataTTTCAGTTAAGTCGTAAGTATTTTTTGAAGTGCTtgagaattttttattttcctctTTATCATTAAGAGATTTTATAATTTTCTCTAAATATTCTTTTTGGATTGTTGGGtcattaatatttttcaatatatcTAAAATAAGTGATTGATCTTTGGTAAgcatattgatttgtttttcagATTCACTGCTAGTTATGATTTGTTCATCTACTAATGATTCATCAGTATTGGTAGAGTCTTCAGCTTCTGAATTTCCTTCAGAAGAATCAATTAAGagattagaaattttatttaatatttcttcttctaattctagttcatttaatttcttatttaatcTACAATAATTTGCCGTATGACCTTTCTTATGGCATCTATAACATTCAATATCTTTGAaagattttttaaattcttgcctgttatttttaaattttctaaatgGTTTTCTTCTTGGTTTTTTGTAAAATTCTTCTTTCGGGTTAGAATTATCTTTTTGATTTCTTCTAAAGTTTTTCTTATAAggtttttttatgtattttttgacaattttccgAGCATTTTGATAAGGGTGGTTTATTAGTATTTATATCGAATTGATTACAAAAAGTTCCCAATTCTTATTTTGTTCTTTTCATTTCCCATTTTAgatgtttttgtaattttatatCTT
It encodes:
- the LOC140840846 gene encoding uncharacterized protein; this translates as MAGRPPRQNRNPRYANINREGRQENEQGNRPPPAVNLSRADLMAIATIVATTLQGLGNQNANQPPPPPPPNGVKFHHESLRKNRCPTFRGDADPEVGQSWLKSVETQLRLLEVPEALKVDVIVPFLEDRAAKWWEAVSPAMTAAGPMTWQRFREAFLKQYYPAEVRLQKLSEFENFSQAPDMSVVEYTSQFSALGSYAPAIMADEVLKLHRFKKGLNSRIQ